A DNA window from Paenibacillus sp. HWE-109 contains the following coding sequences:
- a CDS encoding sensor histidine kinase, giving the protein MPFLSWFTSLTLKSRLFLAFIALILLPFSTLEIYNFQKVKLNLQQKTSEQSLVQMSKMNESLESLLATTFKTITMFEQDSSVLAVLKKPQGVDQLFNQRKIEERFRSVTNSLFISSPPVFYTIADLHNNIYTSFQPAIRLNYDTVQAKPWFQSALTASAPYRWQLESNDVLPDISKSLQLLGISAPLRDTDGAMSAIIHIAVDYQTWFRSATNGSPASDQYYLIDRNGSVIVQSGTDKAALLLEKPIIDRLLAADAKNGFFVQGSTFINYTTVPSFQGYLLKTVPSHILFAELRSIQNAYMGTLIFFTMAFIVITFIIASAVTRPLRLIQFKMLDVVRKELKVRLPENKYGGDILPIVQAFNQMIADMNGLIQRLKVEERQKEASRFQMLLSQMNPHFLLNTLNTIRWLALDRGDPAIPKICVSLGRLTEAGLKLDVDLIHLEQELELVRGYVYIQQFRYDQQFQIEYEYADDFKYALVPKLSLQPIVENAIYHGISQIQEQGQITIRIYCEDLHLIMEVEDNGIGMLQSASFSKDQHQGIALQNLKERLALLFKKEASLDYVPVSQGCKVRIQLPLLLSTPYGKGDEPDVERAAR; this is encoded by the coding sequence GTGCCGTTTCTATCCTGGTTTACGTCTTTAACGTTAAAATCTCGCCTATTTCTTGCCTTCATCGCGCTCATTCTCCTGCCGTTTTCCACTTTGGAAATATATAACTTCCAGAAAGTGAAGCTGAACCTGCAGCAGAAGACAAGCGAGCAAAGCTTGGTTCAGATGAGCAAAATGAATGAATCACTCGAAAGCCTGCTGGCTACAACGTTCAAGACGATCACGATGTTCGAGCAGGATTCTTCCGTGCTTGCTGTGCTGAAGAAGCCGCAAGGCGTCGACCAGCTCTTCAATCAGCGGAAAATCGAAGAGCGATTTCGATCGGTAACGAACAGTCTGTTCATCTCAAGTCCGCCCGTTTTCTATACGATTGCGGATCTTCATAACAATATCTACACGTCCTTTCAGCCAGCGATTCGCTTGAATTACGATACTGTGCAGGCGAAGCCTTGGTTTCAGAGCGCCTTGACGGCGTCGGCCCCTTACCGGTGGCAGCTGGAAAGCAACGACGTGCTGCCCGACATTAGCAAAAGTCTGCAGCTGCTAGGCATTTCGGCGCCTCTCCGGGATACAGACGGTGCCATGAGCGCCATCATTCACATCGCCGTGGATTACCAAACCTGGTTCAGATCTGCCACTAACGGAAGTCCAGCGTCCGACCAGTACTATCTCATTGATCGAAACGGGAGCGTTATCGTCCAGTCTGGCACGGATAAGGCGGCTCTGCTATTGGAAAAGCCCATTATCGACCGCTTGCTTGCAGCGGATGCGAAGAACGGTTTTTTCGTACAAGGCAGTACGTTTATCAATTATACTACGGTGCCTTCGTTCCAAGGCTATCTGCTCAAAACGGTGCCCTCCCATATTCTCTTCGCGGAGCTTCGTTCTATTCAGAATGCCTATATGGGGACCCTCATTTTCTTTACGATGGCTTTTATCGTTATCACCTTTATCATCGCTTCAGCAGTCACCCGACCTCTGCGGCTCATCCAGTTCAAAATGCTCGATGTCGTTCGTAAGGAGCTGAAGGTCCGGCTGCCGGAGAACAAATATGGGGGAGATATTCTTCCCATTGTGCAGGCTTTCAACCAAATGATTGCCGATATGAATGGGCTCATTCAACGGCTGAAGGTCGAGGAACGGCAGAAGGAAGCCAGCCGGTTCCAGATGCTGCTGTCGCAGATGAATCCGCATTTCTTGCTGAATACACTGAATACGATTCGCTGGCTGGCTTTGGATCGGGGGGACCCGGCCATTCCCAAAATTTGTGTATCCTTGGGCAGACTGACCGAAGCCGGATTGAAGCTCGATGTGGATCTCATTCATCTGGAGCAGGAATTGGAGCTGGTGAGGGGCTATGTGTATATTCAACAGTTCCGTTACGATCAGCAGTTCCAGATTGAATACGAATATGCGGATGATTTTAAATACGCGCTTGTTCCTAAACTCAGCCTGCAGCCGATCGTAGAGAATGCTATTTATCACGGTATTTCCCAGATTCAGGAGCAGGGACAAATTACCATTCGCATTTACTGCGAGGACCTGCATCTCATCATGGAAGTGGAGGATAATGGCATCGGTATGCTGCAGAGCGCCAGCTTTTCTAAGGACCAGCATCAAGGGATTGCCTTGCAAAACCTGAAAGAGCGGTTAGCGCTTCTGTTCAAAAAAGAAGCCAGTTTAGACTATGTACCCGTCTCCCAGGGTTGCAAGGTACGTATTCAGCTTCCCTTATTGCTTTCTACCCCTTACGGAAAAGGAGATGAACCCGATGTGGAGCGTGCTGCTCGTTGA
- a CDS encoding response regulator — protein sequence MWSVLLVEDEVFVRRRLKETMPWAKMGFIIVGEAGNGLEAMEKIREYQPDVVISDILMPLLDGVELLKQARKEGYDCRFVMLTVMSDFQYVQQALEFGATSYMLKLYMDHETLAETMDKVDKELYQRKQAADREAEAVYRKLWAELTGGGGASRDAGSVPDIPGARGRMLRIAAVLHGDAAFSVDEFLALGLLDGDTACSRYWHSLTAEGISTFFCWAPPSCSFTLFEERSVPHCVVYANWTNLEGLRETWGQVLATLDKMWYHPVRGATLCISENSSVMETADTWGLEHEIWHNLEQLRWDAVVGAVHELWEKFEAQAVPQHQVKEAAARIELLCARISQLFTVDKEALLAADHRALRAVLLARLEMHYVRLNASRIAVSDHPDINKIIAYLHEHYAQEITLASLANLVRMDDKYLSGLFKKKMGLNIIQYLHQIRIEHARRLLRETDLTISHIGEIVGFANDNYFIKIFKRFAGMTPAVFRHRT from the coding sequence ATGTGGAGCGTGCTGCTCGTTGAAGATGAAGTGTTCGTCAGGCGAAGATTAAAGGAAACGATGCCTTGGGCGAAAATGGGGTTCATCATCGTCGGGGAAGCTGGCAATGGACTCGAGGCCATGGAGAAAATCAGGGAGTACCAGCCTGACGTTGTCATCAGTGATATATTAATGCCTTTATTGGATGGCGTTGAATTGTTGAAACAAGCGCGAAAGGAAGGTTATGACTGCCGTTTCGTCATGCTGACTGTCATGAGTGACTTCCAATACGTGCAGCAGGCTTTGGAGTTCGGTGCGACCAGTTATATGCTTAAACTGTACATGGATCATGAAACTTTGGCAGAGACAATGGACAAAGTGGACAAAGAGCTTTATCAGCGCAAACAAGCCGCAGATCGGGAGGCTGAAGCTGTCTACCGCAAACTTTGGGCAGAGCTGACAGGAGGCGGTGGGGCGAGCAGGGATGCAGGAAGTGTGCCTGATATTCCGGGCGCTCGTGGCCGCATGCTGCGAATTGCAGCGGTGCTGCATGGAGATGCTGCATTCTCGGTCGACGAGTTTCTGGCGCTCGGACTCCTGGATGGGGATACGGCATGCTCTCGGTACTGGCATTCGCTGACAGCGGAAGGGATTAGCACCTTTTTCTGCTGGGCGCCACCTTCCTGCTCTTTCACTTTGTTTGAAGAGCGGAGCGTTCCTCATTGTGTCGTCTATGCCAATTGGACCAATCTCGAAGGGCTAAGGGAAACTTGGGGGCAGGTGCTGGCTACCCTCGACAAGATGTGGTATCATCCGGTCCGCGGTGCGACTCTCTGTATTTCGGAGAATTCCTCAGTGATGGAAACTGCGGATACATGGGGGCTGGAGCACGAAATCTGGCATAACCTGGAGCAGTTGAGATGGGATGCCGTGGTTGGAGCGGTTCATGAGCTGTGGGAGAAGTTCGAAGCGCAGGCAGTGCCGCAGCATCAAGTGAAGGAAGCGGCTGCTCGGATCGAGCTGCTTTGCGCCCGTATCTCGCAGCTCTTCACTGTAGATAAGGAGGCGCTGCTCGCAGCGGATCACCGGGCGTTGCGAGCCGTGCTGCTTGCCCGTCTGGAGATGCATTACGTGCGCTTGAATGCCTCCCGTATTGCGGTGTCCGACCATCCGGATATCAACAAGATCATCGCCTATCTGCATGAGCATTATGCTCAGGAGATTACGTTGGCCAGCCTTGCGAATCTCGTCCGTATGGATGACAAATACCTCAGCGGGCTGTTCAAGAAGAAGATGGGCCTCAACATCATTCAATACTTGCACCAGATTCGTATTGAGCATGCCCGAAGACTGCTGCGTGAGACCGATCTCACCATTAGCCATATAGGCGAAATCGTTGGCTTCGCCAATGATAATTATTTTATTAAGATCTTCAAACGCTTTGCGGGGATGACACCTGCCGTGTTCAGGCACAGAACATGA
- a CDS encoding MFS transporter yields the protein MSIATSEDRLKKNQRPVTIIAVVTALCLLGDSMLYIVLPIYWREVGLSALWEVGVLLSINRFIRLPMTPLIGLLYKRMSLRTGLILAILLAAATTIGYSLFKGFIIWLVLRCLWGIAWSFLRMGGYLTVIRYSDDSNRGHLMGLYNGISRLGSLIGMLVGGVLAPLVGMQIVSIAFGVFMLLGLPYVAAYISGGKANEPDVSLLRKERLDSRESIWSKPVIKIVATGLFVYLLQTVLSVTLSLQIETNYPQPMTLLGIVVTSTMLSGVLQAARWGWEPFLATWIGLRSDGSKGRLPLFCLTLICSAVGYALVPWQLPIYLWCAVILLILAASTAVSTLMDALASDVAHLSSVVAVMTAYSVATDMGSALGPMLVYLAIGLPNGITYIYIGSAIIFLLVALGHRPNAKQEMTALPSERELMK from the coding sequence ATGAGTATAGCTACATCTGAAGATCGACTTAAAAAGAATCAGCGTCCCGTCACGATTATTGCAGTCGTTACCGCGCTCTGTCTGCTCGGAGATTCTATGTTGTATATCGTACTTCCTATTTACTGGAGGGAAGTCGGCCTCAGTGCCTTATGGGAGGTCGGGGTACTCCTTTCCATCAATCGTTTTATCAGGCTGCCAATGACTCCGCTGATCGGATTGCTTTATAAAAGAATGTCTTTGCGCACAGGTCTTATTCTAGCCATACTCCTGGCGGCCGCGACAACAATCGGCTATAGCCTATTCAAGGGTTTCATTATTTGGCTCGTTCTTCGTTGCTTATGGGGGATCGCTTGGTCCTTCCTGCGCATGGGCGGCTATTTAACCGTTATCCGCTACTCGGACGATTCAAATCGTGGTCATCTCATGGGACTGTATAACGGAATATCCCGTTTGGGAAGCCTGATCGGCATGCTTGTTGGCGGCGTCCTCGCTCCGCTTGTCGGGATGCAAATCGTTTCCATTGCTTTCGGGGTGTTTATGCTGTTAGGGCTTCCTTATGTCGCTGCCTACATCTCCGGCGGTAAAGCGAACGAGCCAGATGTTTCTCTTCTGCGGAAGGAACGTCTAGACAGTCGGGAGTCAATCTGGAGTAAGCCTGTGATTAAAATTGTTGCAACCGGACTATTCGTTTATCTCCTCCAGACTGTTCTGAGCGTCACGTTAAGTCTGCAGATCGAAACCAACTATCCGCAGCCGATGACACTGTTAGGGATCGTCGTGACGAGCACGATGCTATCGGGCGTGCTGCAGGCAGCTCGCTGGGGGTGGGAACCGTTTCTTGCCACCTGGATAGGCCTGCGATCTGACGGCTCCAAAGGGCGTTTGCCTCTTTTCTGTCTCACGCTGATCTGCTCAGCGGTCGGGTATGCCCTGGTACCGTGGCAGCTTCCGATCTATTTGTGGTGTGCGGTTATTTTACTCATTTTGGCGGCAAGTACAGCCGTTTCTACTTTAATGGACGCTTTGGCATCGGACGTCGCCCATCTATCATCTGTCGTTGCGGTTATGACCGCTTACTCGGTTGCGACGGATATGGGCTCCGCACTGGGCCCGATGCTGGTTTACTTAGCTATCGGCTTGCCTAATGGTATAACGTATATTTATATAGGCAGTGCAATTATTTTCCTGCTGGTCGCATTAGGGCACAGGCCAAACGCCAAACAGGAAATGACCGCTTTACCGAGTGAACGTGAACTTATGAAATAG
- a CDS encoding carbohydrate ABC transporter permease, with the protein MKTNWMARNSLTGYLFIAPNMLGVLLFFILPAIFSFGLVFTNYQFANPSFHFVGLDNFKRLLHDDLFYVSLKNTGLYLLSVPVSIFLAFLVALVLNKHVFAKGLIRAMYFLPYITSGVAVAFVWMLLFQPSEGPINQMLRAIGISHPPGWLSTTETSMVAIDIIWIWFMLGYNMIIYLAALQEISPELLEAATVDGASGLVKIKSIIFPIVSPTTFLLLITGLIMTIKSFGLIQAITQGGPGNSTTILSLFIYKNAFGYYEMGYASTISWVLFLIIAAITFIQWFGQKKWVHY; encoded by the coding sequence ATGAAGACCAACTGGATGGCCAGAAACAGCCTCACTGGCTATTTATTTATTGCTCCCAACATGCTGGGGGTTCTCCTATTTTTTATCCTGCCGGCGATCTTTTCTTTCGGCCTTGTATTCACTAATTACCAGTTCGCGAATCCTTCCTTTCATTTCGTGGGACTCGATAATTTCAAAAGACTGCTGCATGATGATCTCTTCTATGTATCGCTTAAGAATACGGGCTTATATCTACTGTCTGTTCCGGTCTCGATTTTCTTGGCCTTTCTGGTTGCTTTGGTGCTGAATAAGCACGTTTTTGCCAAAGGGCTGATCCGCGCCATGTACTTTCTGCCTTACATTACGAGCGGGGTAGCAGTCGCTTTCGTCTGGATGTTGTTGTTTCAACCGTCTGAGGGCCCGATCAACCAGATGCTACGGGCCATAGGAATTTCTCATCCGCCAGGCTGGCTGTCCACGACAGAGACGTCTATGGTGGCCATCGACATCATATGGATATGGTTCATGCTCGGCTATAACATGATTATTTATTTGGCAGCGCTGCAGGAAATATCGCCAGAACTGTTGGAAGCTGCGACAGTTGACGGTGCAAGCGGGTTGGTGAAGATTAAATCGATCATATTTCCCATCGTAAGCCCGACGACCTTCCTTCTCTTGATTACGGGTTTGATTATGACCATCAAGTCATTCGGGCTGATTCAGGCTATTACGCAGGGCGGACCGGGTAACAGCACGACAATTCTTTCTCTTTTTATCTATAAAAATGCGTTCGGTTATTATGAAATGGGCTACGCTTCAACCATCTCCTGGGTATTGTTCTTAATTATCGCAGCAATAACGTTTATCCAGTGGTTTGGTCAGAAGAAGTGGGTTCATTA
- a CDS encoding ABC transporter substrate-binding protein encodes MTKRKMTMALGALALTLGLTACGASSDGNVPSSTASSSGTQAPSAKSVKLKMWGGVPPESGPQAVVDAWNSKNPDIQLEYERYVNDDAGNLKLDTALLTGQGVDLFVNYSGTSLKKRVDAGVALDLSSYTDYNIEQKMGANSKDWQVNGKYYGIPTVKSNFYIWFNKDMLDQANLKLPTSWTWKDMQDYAAKLKTDKRFGLFQHLEVYPDSLDSVLTHDGYTKKDGSSNLDNPLVGTWLDTLNAMMKDKSTPMLGEQLTTKMPVETMFLKGEGAMLNAGSWIFRSSNNLKENPRTFKIAFAPVPRLDSNGQNSMKRGGLGDFVSINAKTANKEAAWKFLKWYADGGLMPLASGGRIPSSKDADADQALKLLLGENESTYDIPSLKYVLFEDKTPTYSRNLPQQVMDLRREEYEKYFLGKQDTATTLAAMVKRHSEFLKTNK; translated from the coding sequence ATGACAAAGAGAAAGATGACAATGGCACTAGGTGCACTCGCTCTTACGTTAGGTCTTACAGCATGCGGCGCATCCTCGGACGGCAACGTTCCCAGCAGCACCGCTTCAAGTTCAGGAACGCAGGCTCCTTCGGCTAAGAGCGTTAAGCTGAAAATGTGGGGGGGCGTTCCGCCAGAGTCGGGTCCCCAAGCCGTGGTTGATGCCTGGAATTCCAAGAATCCGGACATTCAATTGGAATACGAGCGCTATGTCAATGACGATGCCGGCAATCTCAAGTTGGATACGGCACTGCTCACTGGGCAAGGCGTCGACTTATTCGTCAACTACTCGGGCACGTCGCTGAAGAAGAGAGTCGATGCTGGCGTAGCGCTTGACTTGAGCAGCTACACGGATTACAACATCGAGCAAAAGATGGGCGCCAATTCCAAGGACTGGCAAGTTAACGGAAAATATTACGGAATTCCGACGGTGAAGAGCAACTTCTACATTTGGTTTAACAAGGATATGCTCGATCAGGCCAATCTCAAACTTCCGACTTCCTGGACATGGAAAGACATGCAGGATTACGCGGCTAAATTGAAAACAGATAAGCGGTTCGGTCTTTTTCAACATTTGGAAGTCTATCCCGATTCGTTGGACTCCGTGCTGACACATGACGGCTATACCAAGAAAGACGGTAGCTCGAATCTGGACAATCCGCTGGTTGGTACGTGGCTGGATACACTGAACGCGATGATGAAAGATAAATCCACCCCGATGTTGGGCGAACAACTAACGACCAAAATGCCGGTGGAAACGATGTTCCTCAAAGGGGAAGGCGCTATGCTGAACGCTGGCTCCTGGATTTTCCGCAGCTCGAATAACTTGAAGGAAAATCCGCGCACGTTCAAAATTGCTTTCGCCCCTGTCCCAAGACTGGACAGCAACGGGCAGAACAGTATGAAAAGAGGCGGCCTCGGCGACTTCGTGTCGATCAATGCCAAAACAGCGAATAAAGAAGCAGCATGGAAGTTCCTGAAGTGGTATGCGGACGGCGGATTGATGCCACTGGCTTCCGGCGGGCGCATTCCGTCTTCCAAGGATGCGGATGCCGATCAAGCGCTCAAGCTGCTGCTGGGCGAAAACGAGAGCACTTACGACATTCCGTCTCTGAAATACGTTCTGTTCGAGGACAAGACACCGACCTATTCGCGCAATCTGCCGCAGCAGGTAATGGATCTACGCAGAGAGGAATATGAGAAATATTTCTTGGGCAAGCAGGATACCGCGACGACTTTGGCCGCCATGGTCAAACGGCACAGCGAATTTCTAAAAACAAACAAATAA